Proteins found in one Nostoc sphaeroides genomic segment:
- a CDS encoding ParA family protein codes for MSRIIAVFNQAGGVAKTTLTQNLGYQIAQLGHRVLLIDIDPQASLTIFMGKVPRDIEQTVNNAIVDEQPLPIIEGIHGMDLAPANISLSTAEMQLVNASMRDFRLKEAIEPIEDNYDFILIDCPPSLGLLSYISLVAATHVLVPLETHFKAFEGTGELLKTVATVRNKPNRKLQIAGFVPTKYDARNSQDTRTLAAITEQLASAGTVFAPIPRSTAFVDASEERMPLAVYEPKHPSVAILKKIAVSIESLK; via the coding sequence AACTTGGGCTACCAAATAGCACAACTGGGTCATCGCGTCCTGCTCATCGACATAGACCCCCAAGCCAGCTTAACTATCTTTATGGGCAAGGTTCCAAGAGACATAGAGCAAACTGTCAACAATGCCATTGTGGATGAACAACCTCTGCCAATTATTGAGGGGATTCATGGTATGGATTTAGCCCCAGCTAATATCTCTCTTTCTACGGCAGAAATGCAATTGGTTAATGCTTCCATGCGCGATTTCCGGCTTAAAGAGGCTATTGAACCAATTGAAGACAATTACGATTTCATCCTCATTGATTGCCCTCCCAGCTTAGGGCTGTTAAGTTACATCTCGCTTGTAGCAGCTACTCATGTTCTCGTGCCTCTGGAAACCCATTTCAAAGCCTTTGAGGGAACAGGCGAACTCTTAAAAACGGTCGCTACAGTACGCAATAAACCCAACCGCAAACTGCAAATAGCCGGGTTTGTGCCTACAAAATACGATGCCCGTAACTCCCAGGACACTCGTACCCTAGCAGCCATCACCGAACAACTAGCCAGCGCCGGAACAGTCTTTGCCCCCATTCCTCGCTCCACTGCTTTTGTTGATGCTTCAGAAGAACGAATGCCCCTAGCTGTGTATGAACCAAAGCACCCATCTGTTGCAATCTTGAAAAAAATAGCCGTTAGCATAGAATCCTTAAAATGA